A window of Desulfobulbus oralis genomic DNA:
AGTACGGCATCGAGCTGATTGACGTGATGTTCAAGCGGGTCAACTACATCGATACGGTGCGGGAAAAGGTCTATGACCGCATGATTTCCGAGCGCAAGCGCATTGCCGCCGAAAAGCGCGCCACCGGCGAAGGCCAGAAGGCGGAGATTCTGGGCCGGGTTGACCGGGAATTCCGGGAAATCACCTCGAATGCCAAGAAGCAGGGCCTGGAGATTCGCGGCAAGGCCGATGCCGAAGCCACACATATCTATGCGGCGGCCTACAATGCCGATCCGGAGTTCTACGCCTTTCAGAAGAGCCTGGAAAGCTACCGGAGCGTGCTGGGCGCAAACAGCACCCTGATGCTGAGCCCCAGCTCCGACTTCCTGCGTTATCTGCAGAGTCCGCGGAAACCGTAACAGGGTGGAGCATGTGCTGGAAGCAACCTGGCTAGTCTGCCGGCATGGCCGCCTCGGCGGCAGGGTAGGAGCCCAGAATTTCAAAGTAGGCGCAGATCTGCTTCAGGATATTGCAGGCTTCGTGCACGGGCGGATCTTCGATGTGGCCCACCATGTCGACGAAAAACACGTACTGCCAAAGCTGGTTTTTGGCTGGCCGTGATTCGAGCTTGGTCATGTCGATCCCCTTGGCCGAGAGGATGGTCAGCACTTCGTTGAGCGCACCGGGCCGGTTGATGAGCCCGAAGACCACTGAAGTGCGGTCATTGCCGCAACGGGACGGCGATTTGTCGCCCAGCACGAGGAAGCGGGTCTTGTTGCCCTGAAAGTCCTCAATACCCCGCACCACGACCTGCAACTGGTAGGTGGTTATGGCAAGGCTGCTGGCAATGGCGGCCAGACTCGGATCTTCGGCAGCCATTTTGGCTGCGGTGGCGGTGGAGAAGACTGGCATGGCCGGCACACCCGGCAGATGTTTTCGCAGCCACTGGCGGCACTGGGCCAGGGCCTGGGAATGGGACACGACGGTCTTGATGTCTTCCATGTTGCCGGAGCGGTTCACCAGATTGTGGTTGATGGGCAGCTTGATTTCACCGCAAATCTGCACCTTGTAGAGTAAAAAGGAATCCAGTGAATAGGTGACCGCACCTTCGATGGAATTTTCCACCGGGATAATGCCGTACTGCACCCGTTCGCGCTCCACTTCCTGGAAGACCTCGGGAATGCTCTCCATGGGCTGGTAGCTGGCCGTCTGGCCGAAATACCTGACCCCCGCCTGATGGGTAAAGGTGGCTTCGGGGCCGAGATAGGCGACCGTGGCCTTGCGCTGCGACAGGCGGCAGGTGGTGATGATTTCGTGGAAAATCGAATAGAGGGCCGCGGGCGGGAACACGTCGGCATTGTTTTTGCGCAGCCGCTCGTAGATTTCCAGTTCGCGCTGCGGATCCCACTTGGCGCGTTTGCTTTCATCTTTCAGTTTGCCGATGGTCCTGGCGCAGTCCAGCCGCTCCTTCAGCAGGTCGAGCACGGTATTGTCGATTTCATCGATGCGCTTGCGCACCAGGGCGATGCCGTGTAGTTGTTGCGGGGTCATGGGATGCCGTGGGTGAAGATCGTCATGAGTGATGGCTGTCGAAGTACTGCGACTATACCAGTCCAGCCTGGGCAAGGGAAATGGTATTATGCCCATGGCTGGCAGGTCCGACTCCCATGGCATCGTACCGCACCGGGATTTTTTCATGACATTCAGCACGCCATACTGTACACTTGTCATGGCTTGTCGCGGGTAAAATGTGCCGGACCGCTGCCGGAAAACAATGTGATTTTCAAGCGCTTTGCCTGAATCGCCCTCTGTATGCGGAAGCAAGGAAATCGTGCCATGGAACTCAAACAGTATGCCCCATTACCCCTGGACAGGGACTGGCTCAGCAGTTTTGACACCTACCTGATCGGCGAGGGCACGGATGAGCGCGCCTATGAGAAGCTGGGTGCGCATCTGGTGCACATGCACGACCAGGATGGGGTGGCCTTTGCCGTGTGGGCGCCCAACGCACGGCAGGTTTCGGTGATAGGCGATTTCAACCGGTGGAACCAGCAGAGCCATGCCATGCAGCCCTCGGACAGCGGCATCTGGACCCTGTTCATCCCCGGGCTCAGGGAATTCGACGTCTACAAGTACTGCATTACCACGCAGTCCGGTCAGACCCAGGACAAGGCCGATCCCTACGGCTTTGCCATGGAAGAGCGGCCGCGCACCGGTTCGGTTATCGCGAATCTCGAGCGCTACGAGTGGCAGGACAGCGAATGGATGGCCACGCGGAAGCAGCGCCAGAGTCTGGAATCGCCCATCTCCATTTACGAAGTGCACCTGGGCTCCTGGCGCAAGATGGCCGATGAAAAGTGGGGCCTGCGTTATCTGTCCTACCGGGAACTGGCCGATCAGCTCATCCCCTATGTGCTGGACATGGGCTACACCCACATCGAGATGCTGCCCATTGCCGAGCACCCCTACGAAGGCTCCTGGGGCTATCAGGTGCTGGGCTTTTTCGCGCCGACTTCGCGTTTTGGCCCGCCGCAGGACTTCATGTATTTCGTGGATCGGTGCCACCAGGCCGGGCTGGGCGTCATTCTGGACTGGGTGCCCGCCCATTTTCCGAAGGACGGGGCCGGGCTGAACAACTTTGACGGCACCCAGCTCTACGCGCACGCCAACCCCCTGCAGGGCGAGCATCAGGACTGGGGCACCATGATTTTCAACTACAGCCGCAACGAGGTGCGCTCCTTTTTGATCTCGAACGCCCTGTTCTGGCTGGACAAGTATCATCTGGACGGCCTGCGGGTGGATGCGGTCGCCTCCATGCTCTATCTGGACTATTCCCGCAGGGAGGGTCAGTGGATTCCCAACTGTTACGGCGGCCGTGAAAACCTGGCGGCCATCAGCCTGCTGCAGAAGGTCAACGAGGTGGTGCACGGCGTGTTCCCGGGCATCCTCACCATTGCCGAAGAATCCACTGCCTGGCCGATGGTCTCCCGACCCACGACCTTTGGTGGTCTCGGCTTCAGCCTCAAGTGGAACATGGGCTGGATGCACGATACCCTGGGTTATATGCAGGCCGATCCGATTTATCGCCGCTACAAACACAACCAGATGACCTTCGGGATGCTCTATGCCTTCCACGAGAATTTTGTGCTGCCGCTCAGCCATGATGAAGTGGTGCACGGCAAGGGCTCGCTTCTGAACAAAATGCCGGGCGACGAGTGGCAGAAGTTCGCCAACCTGAGGGTCATGTACGGCTATATGTGGGCCTATGCCGGCAAAAAACTGCTCTTCATGGGCAACGAGTTCGCCCAGTGGCAGG
This region includes:
- the pheA gene encoding prephenate dehydratase — its product is MKKSRCGTMPWESDLPAMGIIPFPLPRLDWYSRSTSTAITHDDLHPRHPMTPQQLHGIALVRKRIDEIDNTVLDLLKERLDCARTIGKLKDESKRAKWDPQRELEIYERLRKNNADVFPPAALYSIFHEIITTCRLSQRKATVAYLGPEATFTHQAGVRYFGQTASYQPMESIPEVFQEVERERVQYGIIPVENSIEGAVTYSLDSFLLYKVQICGEIKLPINHNLVNRSGNMEDIKTVVSHSQALAQCRQWLRKHLPGVPAMPVFSTATAAKMAAEDPSLAAIASSLAITTYQLQVVVRGIEDFQGNKTRFLVLGDKSPSRCGNDRTSVVFGLINRPGALNEVLTILSAKGIDMTKLESRPAKNQLWQYVFFVDMVGHIEDPPVHEACNILKQICAYFEILGSYPAAEAAMPAD
- the glgB gene encoding 1,4-alpha-glucan branching protein GlgB, which gives rise to MELKQYAPLPLDRDWLSSFDTYLIGEGTDERAYEKLGAHLVHMHDQDGVAFAVWAPNARQVSVIGDFNRWNQQSHAMQPSDSGIWTLFIPGLREFDVYKYCITTQSGQTQDKADPYGFAMEERPRTGSVIANLERYEWQDSEWMATRKQRQSLESPISIYEVHLGSWRKMADEKWGLRYLSYRELADQLIPYVLDMGYTHIEMLPIAEHPYEGSWGYQVLGFFAPTSRFGPPQDFMYFVDRCHQAGLGVILDWVPAHFPKDGAGLNNFDGTQLYAHANPLQGEHQDWGTMIFNYSRNEVRSFLISNALFWLDKYHLDGLRVDAVASMLYLDYSRREGQWIPNCYGGRENLAAISLLQKVNEVVHGVFPGILTIAEESTAWPMVSRPTTFGGLGFSLKWNMGWMHDTLGYMQADPIYRRYKHNQMTFGMLYAFHENFVLPLSHDEVVHGKGSLLNKMPGDEWQKFANLRVMYGYMWAYAGKKLLFMGNEFAQWQEWNHDAGLDWAALTGERHRGVQRLVRDLNRVYRDRAPLHEVDFNWTGFSWIEANDADNSVFSFVRYARDREDFIVVVCNFTPVVRSNYRIGVPRAAGYTELINSDLEIYGGGGVKNPEHIELIAEAWHNQECSIALTLPPLAALILQPLRP